The proteins below are encoded in one region of Thermosulfurimonas marina:
- a CDS encoding tRNA dihydrouridine synthase, whose translation MILLAPMDGLTHVAFRRVVARYGPPDLFYTEMVSVRAVVFQPPERDPYLWHTDLDRPLVVQLAGREPDLFEEALRRLEERFNFYGYDLNLGCTRGRARRQGWGAALLLEPDLVRAIARAARRATAKPLSAKLRSPPGHDRRKLFRLAEILLEEGVDTLILHPRAPEEGFRRPPRWEEVRELKEKTGARVIGNGDIFSPEEARRRLEETGCDGIMLGRVALLRPFIFRDLRAFLEGRGIPEPPPPLEPPRLFAEELKLLPEGLQEKRLELWLFWYLQNFPYGLYYFGKVKKISGLSAKLKTLSALLSSEAFPPYPAHPRLHR comes from the coding sequence GTGATTCTCCTCGCCCCTATGGACGGGCTCACGCATGTGGCCTTCCGAAGGGTGGTGGCCCGTTATGGGCCGCCGGATCTCTTTTACACGGAGATGGTCAGTGTGCGGGCGGTAGTCTTTCAGCCCCCGGAGCGTGACCCCTACCTCTGGCACACCGATCTCGACCGACCTTTGGTGGTCCAGCTGGCCGGCCGCGAACCGGATCTCTTCGAGGAGGCCCTAAGGCGCCTGGAGGAGCGCTTCAATTTTTACGGCTACGATCTCAATCTCGGCTGCACCCGGGGAAGGGCCCGGCGCCAGGGCTGGGGAGCGGCCCTCCTTTTGGAGCCCGATCTGGTGCGGGCCATTGCCCGGGCCGCCCGCAGGGCCACGGCCAAACCCCTCTCGGCCAAGCTGCGCTCACCCCCGGGACATGACCGGCGAAAACTTTTTCGCTTGGCGGAAATCCTTCTGGAAGAAGGGGTGGACACCCTAATCCTTCACCCTCGGGCCCCGGAGGAGGGCTTCCGGAGGCCACCCCGCTGGGAAGAGGTCCGGGAACTCAAAGAGAAAACCGGGGCGCGGGTCATCGGAAACGGAGATATCTTCTCGCCGGAGGAGGCCCGCCGCAGGCTGGAAGAGACCGGCTGCGACGGGATCATGCTCGGCCGGGTCGCCCTCTTGCGTCCCTTTATCTTCCGGGATCTCCGGGCCTTCCTGGAAGGCCGGGGAATACCAGAGCCTCCCCCACCACTTGAACCGCCCCGGCTCTTCGCGGAGGAGTTAAAGCTTCTTCCCGAAGGTTTACAGGAAAAGCGCCTCGAACTCTGGCTTTTCTGGTATCTCCAGAACTTCCCTTACGGCCTTTACTATTTCGGAAAGGTAAAGAAGATCTCCGGTCTCTCAGCCAAGCTCAAGACCCTCTCTGCACTCCTTTCCTCGGAGGCCTTCCCCCCTTATCCGGCTCACCCCCGCCTTCACCGTTAG
- a CDS encoding cytochrome c3 family protein, with protein MTPGSDAVMCLSCHYAHAGPYPDMLRWDYRTCVAGGGENPKCGCFVCHTTKD; from the coding sequence GTGACCCCGGGAAGCGACGCGGTGATGTGTCTTTCCTGTCACTATGCCCATGCGGGTCCCTATCCGGACATGTTGCGCTGGGACTATAGGACTTGTGTGGCCGGAGGGGGCGAGAACCCCAAGTGCGGCTGTTTCGTGTGTCATACGACGAAAGACTAA
- the ftsH gene encoding ATP-dependent zinc metalloprotease FtsH — translation MAQPRKPKPLFEEKNNRYLPWLLLGGLLLIFFLWPFLFSYPRFELAYSEFKALARQGLVDNLLIGRDYIEGEFKPGAAEVLSRLRGAPQKPEKYFRTGKVEDPELVKILEEQGIRFKARPEAGWFSSLLSWMLPFFLLLGLWMLFFRRFGPPEGGIMGIAKSKARIYVQEEVGVTFKDVAGVEEAVEELKEIIEFLKNPQRFTALGGKIPKGVLLVGPPGTGKTLLARAVAGEAGVPFISISGSSFVEMFVGVGAARVRDLFATAESKAPCIIFIDEIDALGKVRGVSPMAGVDEREQTLTQLLTEMDGFDPKKGIIIIAATNRPEILDPALLRPGRFDRHIVVDRPDLKGREAILRVHTRNVKLAPDVDLKVIAARTPGMVGADLANIVNEACLLAARKGKNQVEMEDFEEAVDRVIAGLERKNRYLSAEEKRRVAYHETGHALVAASVPGADKVHRISIIPRGIGALGYTLQLPTEDRYLLTRSELLDRLAVLLGGRAAEELIFGEISTGAQNDLEKATEIARAMVMDYGMSERLGPQTFRRREHLFLEVPFRERELLSEETARAIDEEVSRLLREAYRRAQEILERNRERVSEIAELLLEREVLEGEELERLLYTSAGQDGN, via the coding sequence ATGGCGCAGCCCAGAAAACCGAAACCCCTTTTCGAAGAAAAGAATAACCGGTATCTTCCCTGGCTTCTCCTGGGGGGCCTTCTTTTAATCTTCTTCCTCTGGCCCTTCCTTTTTTCCTATCCCCGTTTCGAGTTGGCCTATAGCGAATTCAAGGCCCTAGCCCGTCAGGGACTGGTGGACAATCTCCTTATCGGCCGCGACTATATCGAGGGGGAGTTCAAGCCCGGGGCGGCGGAGGTCCTTTCCCGTCTGCGGGGTGCCCCTCAGAAGCCGGAAAAATACTTCCGCACCGGAAAGGTGGAGGATCCTGAACTGGTAAAGATCCTGGAAGAGCAGGGAATCCGTTTTAAGGCCCGTCCCGAGGCCGGCTGGTTCTCCTCCCTCCTTTCCTGGATGCTTCCCTTTTTCCTCCTTCTAGGACTCTGGATGCTCTTTTTCCGGCGCTTCGGTCCTCCGGAAGGGGGCATTATGGGCATTGCCAAGAGCAAGGCCCGCATTTACGTCCAGGAGGAAGTGGGGGTTACCTTCAAGGATGTGGCCGGGGTAGAGGAGGCCGTGGAGGAGCTCAAGGAGATCATTGAATTTCTTAAAAATCCCCAGCGTTTTACCGCCCTGGGCGGAAAGATCCCCAAGGGGGTCCTCCTGGTGGGCCCTCCGGGCACCGGTAAGACCCTGCTGGCCCGGGCGGTGGCCGGGGAGGCTGGAGTGCCTTTCATCTCCATTTCCGGCTCCTCATTTGTGGAGATGTTCGTGGGGGTGGGGGCGGCCCGGGTGCGGGATCTCTTTGCCACGGCCGAAAGCAAGGCCCCCTGTATTATCTTCATCGACGAAATAGATGCCCTGGGCAAGGTCCGCGGAGTCTCCCCCATGGCCGGGGTGGACGAGCGCGAGCAGACCCTGACCCAGCTCCTTACGGAGATGGACGGTTTTGATCCCAAAAAGGGGATCATCATCATTGCGGCCACCAACCGGCCGGAGATCCTGGATCCGGCCCTCCTGCGTCCCGGCCGTTTCGACCGGCACATTGTGGTGGATCGCCCGGATCTCAAAGGCCGGGAGGCCATCCTCCGGGTCCATACCCGGAACGTGAAACTGGCCCCGGATGTAGACCTTAAAGTCATTGCCGCCCGCACTCCGGGGATGGTGGGGGCGGATCTGGCCAACATTGTGAATGAGGCCTGTCTCTTGGCGGCCCGCAAGGGGAAGAATCAGGTGGAGATGGAGGACTTTGAGGAGGCGGTGGACCGGGTGATCGCCGGGCTAGAGCGCAAGAACCGCTATCTTTCGGCGGAGGAAAAGCGGCGGGTGGCCTACCATGAGACCGGTCACGCCCTGGTGGCGGCCTCGGTCCCCGGGGCGGACAAGGTCCATCGCATTTCCATCATTCCCCGGGGCATCGGAGCCCTGGGCTACACCCTACAACTTCCCACCGAGGATCGCTACCTTCTCACCCGGAGCGAGCTCCTGGATCGTCTGGCGGTCCTTCTGGGAGGGCGGGCCGCAGAGGAGCTCATCTTCGGAGAGATCTCCACCGGGGCCCAGAACGACCTGGAGAAGGCCACGGAGATCGCCCGGGCCATGGTCATGGACTACGGGATGAGCGAGCGCCTGGGGCCTCAGACCTTCCGCCGCCGGGAGCATCTTTTCCTGGAGGTCCCTTTCCGGGAGAGGGAACTTCTTTCTGAAGAGACGGCCCGGGCCATCGACGAGGAGGTCTCCCGGCTCCTGCGGGAGGCCTACCGCCGGGCTCAGGAGATCTTGGAAAGGAACCGGGAAAGGGTCTCGGAGATCGCCGAACTCCTCCTCGAAAGGGAGGTCCTCGAAGGCGAAGAACTGGAGAGGCTCCTTTATACCTCGGCAGGCCAAGATGGTAATTAA
- a CDS encoding fumarate hydratase, whose protein sequence is MREIRREDLVEAVARGLAQAVRELAPGVEEALARAREEETEPLARTALSVLLENARLARETGLPLCQDTGIPVVFVRLGEEVRVCDLYGALEEGLRRGAREGYLRASVCEVLSRRNTGTNTPGVIHLEMIPGDRLEIFLLPKGCGSENMSRLSMLPPAAGLSGLKRFVVETVERAGANPCPPVVVGVGIGGDFEAAAYLAKKALLRPLGNRHPQPEVASLEEEWLAEINALGLGPLGLGGRTTALAVHIETQPSHIASLPVAVNLQCHAHRLVHLRL, encoded by the coding sequence ATGAGGGAGATCCGGCGGGAAGATTTAGTGGAGGCCGTGGCCCGGGGGCTGGCCCAAGCGGTGCGGGAGCTGGCCCCGGGGGTGGAGGAGGCCCTGGCTCGGGCCCGGGAAGAGGAGACCGAACCCCTGGCCCGGACGGCCCTTTCTGTCCTCCTAGAAAACGCCCGCCTAGCCCGGGAAACCGGACTGCCTCTGTGTCAGGATACCGGAATCCCGGTGGTCTTTGTGCGCTTGGGAGAGGAGGTCCGGGTGTGCGACCTTTACGGGGCCCTTGAGGAGGGCTTACGCCGGGGAGCCCGGGAGGGCTACCTCCGGGCCTCGGTCTGCGAAGTCCTTTCCCGGCGCAACACCGGCACTAACACCCCTGGGGTGATACACCTGGAGATGATCCCTGGAGACCGGCTGGAGATCTTCCTCCTCCCCAAGGGGTGTGGGAGTGAAAACATGAGCCGTCTTTCCATGCTTCCCCCTGCAGCGGGGCTTTCCGGACTCAAACGTTTCGTGGTGGAGACCGTGGAGAGAGCCGGGGCCAATCCCTGCCCCCCGGTGGTGGTGGGCGTAGGCATCGGGGGAGATTTCGAGGCCGCGGCCTATCTGGCCAAAAAGGCCCTGCTGCGCCCTCTGGGAAACCGGCATCCCCAGCCAGAAGTGGCCTCCCTGGAGGAGGAGTGGCTCGCAGAAATCAACGCCTTGGGACTCGGGCCCCTGGGCCTCGGGGGTCGGACTACGGCTCTGGCGGTCCATATCGAGACCCAGCCCTCCCACATCGCCAGTCTCCCGGTGGCCGTCAATCTCCAGTGTCACGCCCACCGCCTGGTGCACCTACGCCTTTAG